Proteins encoded within one genomic window of Stigmatella aurantiaca:
- a CDS encoding methyl-accepting chemotaxis protein, producing the protein MTAESGLKGLARWMTQPSWVSGGLGLVLVLVYGPLSNAIDAPAYWGPFLGLVAVAVALALGLVTVLERRALKVLWALEQGRVPQQQQHLREALQEARAVPERCFWFTLQGWLGGVLLVAVLFPPLMGVAWKVGMRIALAGASLAPLSALLVYLLVVRRSRKAAERIADEGLSALEFIAAVPPRRQKVRQRLVLFTAIAVLSPSIFILDLTIHRSVRVLDQMVRVQDPQAQMAVISQFRSEGGLAMGLLLALVILLVLSTAYAGGAVLAEPLQAITEDATRIARGDLRPPRVIPAEDEMWSASAAFVQMQAQLGQALAQMRRAGMQISSTTEQLVATSGEQETGADEQASSLNETSATTEELARSAQQIAGNAESVAGIAERTFAAAQGGQRNAAAFLTAMQRMKEDNQSIADAVVRLNKRVQQIGKVVEFINEIADKTDLLAVNAELEGTKAGEVGRGFSLVAAEMRRLAENVLRSTRTIEQLIEEIRDATHAAVMATEAGLKTTDAGTLLAAQVDESLSLILELARQTSHAVRSISLATQQQQTGTDQLAAAMGDILRVTEQNAAATKQMVAANSDLSSLARDLKLVVDRFHLAGREG; encoded by the coding sequence ATGACCGCGGAGTCGGGCTTGAAGGGGCTGGCACGGTGGATGACCCAGCCCTCGTGGGTGAGCGGGGGGCTGGGGCTGGTGCTCGTGCTGGTGTACGGGCCGCTCTCGAATGCCATCGACGCGCCCGCGTACTGGGGCCCCTTCCTGGGGCTGGTGGCGGTGGCGGTGGCGCTGGCGCTGGGGCTCGTCACGGTGCTGGAGCGCCGCGCCCTCAAGGTGCTGTGGGCGCTGGAGCAGGGCCGGGTGCCCCAGCAGCAGCAGCACCTGCGCGAGGCGCTCCAGGAGGCGCGCGCCGTGCCGGAGCGCTGCTTCTGGTTCACGCTCCAGGGGTGGCTGGGTGGCGTGCTGCTGGTGGCCGTGCTCTTTCCGCCCCTGATGGGGGTGGCGTGGAAGGTGGGCATGCGCATCGCGCTGGCGGGCGCGTCGCTGGCGCCCCTGAGCGCGCTGCTCGTGTATCTGCTGGTGGTGCGCCGCAGCCGCAAGGCCGCCGAGCGCATCGCGGACGAGGGGCTGTCGGCGCTGGAGTTCATCGCCGCGGTGCCGCCCCGGCGTCAGAAGGTCCGCCAGCGGCTGGTGCTGTTCACCGCCATCGCGGTGCTCAGCCCGTCCATCTTCATCCTCGACCTGACCATCCACCGCTCGGTGCGGGTGCTGGACCAGATGGTCCGGGTGCAGGATCCCCAGGCGCAGATGGCGGTGATTTCCCAGTTCCGGAGCGAGGGCGGGCTGGCCATGGGCCTCTTGCTGGCGCTCGTCATCCTGCTGGTGCTGAGCACGGCGTACGCGGGTGGGGCGGTGCTGGCCGAGCCGCTGCAGGCCATCACCGAGGATGCCACCCGCATTGCCCGGGGGGACTTGCGCCCCCCGCGCGTCATCCCCGCCGAGGACGAGATGTGGTCGGCCTCGGCCGCCTTCGTGCAGATGCAGGCGCAGCTCGGCCAGGCGCTCGCGCAGATGCGGCGCGCGGGCATGCAGATCTCCAGCACCACCGAGCAGCTGGTGGCCACCTCCGGCGAGCAGGAGACGGGGGCGGACGAGCAGGCGAGCTCCCTCAACGAGACGAGCGCCACCACGGAGGAGCTGGCCCGGAGCGCGCAGCAGATCGCCGGCAACGCCGAGTCCGTGGCCGGCATCGCCGAGCGCACCTTCGCGGCCGCCCAAGGGGGCCAGCGCAACGCGGCCGCCTTCCTCACCGCCATGCAGCGGATGAAGGAGGACAACCAGTCCATCGCGGACGCGGTGGTGCGGCTCAACAAGCGCGTGCAGCAGATCGGCAAGGTGGTGGAGTTCATCAACGAGATCGCCGACAAGACGGACCTGCTGGCGGTCAACGCGGAGCTGGAGGGCACCAAGGCGGGCGAGGTGGGCCGGGGCTTCTCGCTGGTGGCCGCGGAGATGCGCAGGCTCGCCGAGAACGTCCTCCGCTCCACGCGCACCATCGAGCAGCTCATCGAGGAGATCCGCGATGCGACCCACGCGGCGGTGATGGCCACGGAGGCAGGGCTGAAGACGACCGATGCGGGCACGCTCCTGGCGGCCCAGGTGGACGAGAGCCTGAGCCTCATCCTGGAGCTGGCGCGGCAGACCTCGCACGCGGTGCGCTCCATCTCCCTGGCCACCCAGCAGCAGCAGACGGGCACCGACCAGCTCGCCGCCGCCATGGGGGACATCCTGCGCGTCACCGAGCAGAACGCCGCGGCGACCAAGCAGATGGTGGCCGCCAACAGCGACCTGTCCTCGCTGGCGCGGGACTTGAAGCTCGTGGTGGACCGCTTCCACCTCGCGGGCAGGGAGGGCTGA
- a CDS encoding protein CrdC produces the protein MLASRASGILLCHAGADRIAFLAQDVTSIDLPSALDGRSRAAGLAFGHRSDPVRVLLSRPGEGVGVDTLEIDTEPHLILGLPSLLGRAAGGSLRGFILARGLLWPLVSLVEFEHFLAGSSQEAA, from the coding sequence ATGCTGGCCTCGCGCGCTTCCGGCATCCTGCTGTGCCATGCCGGCGCGGATCGCATCGCGTTCCTGGCCCAGGACGTGACCAGCATTGATTTGCCCTCGGCCCTGGACGGGCGCTCGCGCGCCGCGGGCCTGGCCTTCGGCCACCGCTCGGACCCGGTCCGGGTGCTCCTGTCCCGCCCGGGCGAGGGCGTGGGCGTGGACACGCTCGAAATCGACACCGAGCCCCATTTGATTCTGGGCCTGCCTTCCCTCTTGGGCCGTGCCGCCGGAGGGAGCCTGCGGGGCTTCATCCTGGCGCGCGGTCTGCTCTGGCCCCTGGTGAGCCTGGTGGAGTTCGAGCACTTTCTCGCGGGCTCCTCGCAGGAGGCCGCATGA
- a CDS encoding chemotaxis protein CheW — protein MGLIEPEARQSYLVFACGSSWYAVPAESAAEVVTFPELTRVPGAPVHLLGVFAHRGEVIPVVDIGLLVGKGSQSTRRAVLVRLPRGTLALTASTVAGVSQVTGSLEPLGASGVHVHLRGPAKGAQRDVAVIEPDGLFDYLSQGA, from the coding sequence ATGGGCCTCATCGAGCCTGAAGCGAGACAGTCCTACCTTGTGTTTGCATGTGGGAGCAGCTGGTATGCGGTGCCTGCGGAGAGCGCGGCGGAGGTGGTTACCTTCCCGGAGCTGACGCGGGTGCCCGGCGCTCCCGTCCACCTTTTGGGGGTGTTCGCCCACCGGGGAGAGGTCATCCCGGTGGTGGACATCGGCCTGCTGGTGGGCAAGGGCAGCCAATCCACGCGGCGGGCGGTGCTGGTGCGCCTGCCGCGCGGCACCCTGGCGCTGACCGCCAGCACCGTGGCGGGCGTCTCCCAGGTGACGGGCTCGCTGGAGCCGCTGGGCGCCAGTGGCGTCCACGTGCACCTGCGCGGCCCGGCCAAGGGGGCGCAGCGGGACGTGGCGGTCATCGAGCCTGACGGGCTGTTTGACTACCTCAGTCAGGGGGCGTGA
- a CDS encoding OmpA family protein — MRRISMVAGLALAVAVLSGCPKAYPNCDKDDQCQERGEVCVQGQCQECATDANCKEGFTCQANKCVPKPPECTTDTQCGSGRICEVGKCTDAQCKDDAQCPGGGKCERGRCQAPSNTCSANSDCGEGQECKGGQCVTAQASACDWEPVRFGFNEFSLDSEAQGRLSSLADCIKATQGRITLQGHADDRGTEEYNLQLSNRRAASVKRYLTDLGVPAGRLATVGYGETRPLSSASDEEAWAQNRRVEFKR, encoded by the coding sequence ATGCGTCGGATCTCGATGGTGGCGGGGCTCGCTCTCGCCGTGGCAGTGCTCTCCGGCTGTCCGAAGGCGTACCCCAACTGCGACAAGGATGATCAGTGCCAGGAGCGGGGCGAGGTGTGTGTCCAGGGCCAGTGCCAGGAGTGTGCCACGGACGCCAACTGCAAGGAGGGCTTCACCTGCCAGGCCAACAAGTGCGTGCCCAAGCCTCCGGAGTGCACGACCGACACCCAGTGTGGCTCGGGACGGATCTGCGAAGTGGGCAAGTGCACCGACGCCCAGTGCAAGGATGATGCGCAGTGCCCCGGCGGCGGCAAGTGCGAGCGCGGCCGGTGCCAGGCGCCCTCCAACACCTGCTCGGCCAACAGCGACTGCGGCGAGGGCCAGGAGTGCAAGGGCGGCCAGTGCGTGACGGCGCAGGCCAGCGCCTGTGACTGGGAGCCGGTGCGCTTCGGCTTCAACGAGTTCTCCCTGGACTCCGAGGCCCAGGGCCGGCTGTCCTCGCTGGCCGACTGCATCAAGGCCACCCAGGGCCGCATTACCCTGCAGGGCCACGCCGACGACCGCGGCACCGAGGAGTACAACCTCCAGCTGTCCAACCGCCGCGCCGCCTCGGTCAAGCGCTACCTGACCGACCTGGGCGTTCCCGCGGGCCGCCTGGCCACCGTGGGCTACGGCGAGACGCGCCCGCTTAGCAGCGCCTCGGACGAGGAAGCGTGGGCCCAGAATCGCCGCGTCGAGTTCAAGCGCTGA
- a CDS encoding sigma-54-dependent transcriptional regulator — translation MPASVLIVDDEKNILLTLSQSLQLAGYRTELASSGQVALDVVSARPVDAVLMDVKMPDMDGLTALARLQELKPELPVIMMSGHGTIDTAVKATQLGARDFLEKPLARDKLLVALRNALKHQAVMEELQELRAQMGRYDMVGGGPGMQRIFSLIQRTAPSEGRVLITGENGTGKELIARALHQHSRRKAGPFVKLNCAAVPHELIESELFGHEKGAFTGAVSVRRGKFELAHEGTLFLDEIGDMPAAMQAKLLRVLQEGELERVGGTETLKVDVRVLAATNKNLEKEIAAGHFREDLYYRINVVQIHSPPLRERREDLPDLIDTFLQEACARNGRKPLRLSPEALTVMAAYPYPGNVRELRNLVERLAILCEGPTVSGPEAQELLPRAHGLAAPPAASAPVFPVFPVASPAAPPSPGPALPRPAELAAPTGFRPRADRTFREQVEDAEREIILHALAHTQENVTEAARLLDLERGHFYKKMKALGLRRGAADKEPAAGPGGD, via the coding sequence ATGCCCGCCTCCGTGCTCATCGTCGATGACGAGAAGAACATCCTGCTCACCTTGAGCCAGTCCTTGCAGCTCGCGGGCTACCGCACGGAGCTGGCCAGCTCCGGCCAGGTGGCGCTGGATGTCGTCTCCGCGCGCCCCGTGGACGCGGTGCTCATGGACGTGAAGATGCCCGACATGGATGGGCTCACGGCGCTCGCGCGGCTCCAGGAGCTCAAGCCCGAGCTGCCCGTCATCATGATGTCGGGCCACGGCACCATCGACACCGCGGTGAAGGCCACGCAGCTGGGCGCGCGCGACTTCCTGGAGAAGCCCCTGGCGCGCGACAAGCTGCTCGTGGCGCTGCGCAACGCGCTCAAGCACCAGGCGGTGATGGAGGAGCTGCAGGAGCTGCGCGCGCAGATGGGCCGCTACGACATGGTGGGCGGCGGCCCCGGCATGCAGCGCATCTTCTCGCTCATCCAGCGCACCGCGCCCTCCGAGGGCCGGGTGCTCATCACCGGCGAGAACGGCACGGGCAAGGAGCTCATCGCGCGCGCGCTCCACCAGCACTCGCGGCGCAAGGCCGGGCCCTTCGTGAAGCTCAACTGCGCCGCGGTGCCCCACGAGCTCATCGAGAGCGAGCTGTTCGGCCACGAGAAGGGCGCCTTCACCGGCGCGGTGAGCGTGCGGCGCGGCAAGTTCGAGCTGGCCCACGAGGGCACGCTGTTCCTCGACGAGATTGGCGACATGCCCGCCGCCATGCAGGCCAAGCTGCTGCGCGTGCTCCAGGAGGGCGAGCTGGAGCGCGTGGGCGGCACGGAGACGCTCAAGGTGGACGTGCGCGTGCTCGCCGCGACGAACAAGAACCTGGAGAAGGAGATCGCCGCGGGGCACTTCCGCGAGGACCTCTATTACCGCATCAACGTGGTGCAGATTCACTCGCCCCCGCTGCGGGAGCGGCGCGAGGACCTGCCGGACCTCATCGACACGTTCCTCCAGGAGGCCTGCGCGCGCAACGGGCGCAAGCCGCTGCGGCTCTCCCCCGAGGCGCTCACCGTCATGGCCGCCTACCCCTACCCCGGCAACGTGCGGGAGCTGCGCAACCTGGTGGAGCGGCTGGCCATCCTCTGCGAGGGCCCCACCGTCTCCGGCCCGGAGGCCCAGGAGCTGCTGCCCCGCGCCCACGGGCTCGCCGCGCCGCCGGCCGCCAGCGCCCCCGTGTTCCCCGTCTTCCCGGTGGCCTCGCCCGCCGCCCCGCCGTCCCCCGGGCCCGCCCTGCCCCGGCCCGCCGAGCTGGCCGCCCCCACGGGCTTCCGGCCCCGGGCGGACCGCACTTTCCGTGAACAGGTGGAGGATGCGGAGCGGGAGATCATCCTGCATGCGCTCGCGCACACGCAGGAGAACGTCACCGAGGCCGCGCGATTGCTGGACCTGGAGCGCGGCCACTTCTACAAGAAGATGAAGGCGCTGGGCCTGCGGCGGGGTGCCGCGGACAAGGAGCCCGCAGCGGGCCCCGGCGGGGACTGA
- a CDS encoding DoxX family protein: MQGQRGVAAWTLVRLVFGLSLALGHGLPKVTGNMASFAEGVARLGFPFPTFFAWCAALSELVGGLLVAVGLFTRPAALVAACTLAVALYRHRVDPFGTMEKALVFLTVFLAVVLAGPGPWSLDAKVRRRL, encoded by the coding sequence ATGCAGGGTCAGCGAGGGGTTGCCGCGTGGACGCTCGTGCGGCTCGTCTTTGGGCTGTCGCTCGCGCTGGGGCACGGGCTGCCGAAGGTGACGGGCAACATGGCGAGCTTCGCCGAAGGGGTGGCGAGGCTCGGCTTCCCCTTCCCCACGTTCTTCGCCTGGTGCGCGGCGCTCTCGGAGCTCGTGGGCGGGCTGCTCGTGGCGGTGGGGCTCTTCACCCGGCCCGCGGCCCTGGTGGCGGCCTGCACCCTGGCGGTCGCGCTCTACCGCCACCGCGTGGACCCGTTCGGCACGATGGAGAAGGCCCTGGTCTTCCTCACGGTGTTTCTGGCCGTGGTGCTGGCGGGCCCGGGCCCCTGGAGCCTGGACGCCAAGGTGCGGCGGCGGCTCTGA
- a CDS encoding SOS response-associated peptidase: protein MCGRVTLQTPAVDLAREFALLGIRASIERPRYNLAPTQLMAVVPNDGQRMLDAYRWGLIPSWAKDAAIGNKLINARCETVAEKPSFRAAFKRRRCLALIDGWFEWRQTAKPKTPFHFRRKDGRPLALAGLWEEWTSPETGEVVRTCTLLTTGPNALMAPIHDRMPVLLTPEGQEVWLRPEPQESSVLQPLLVPFEEDSLEAYEVSRVVNSPMQDLPACVERVAA from the coding sequence ATGTGTGGACGTGTGACGCTTCAGACGCCGGCCGTGGACCTCGCGCGGGAGTTCGCCCTCCTGGGCATTCGCGCCTCGATTGAACGGCCCCGCTACAACCTGGCCCCCACCCAGCTCATGGCGGTGGTGCCCAACGACGGCCAGCGGATGCTGGACGCGTACCGCTGGGGGCTCATCCCCTCGTGGGCGAAGGACGCCGCCATCGGCAACAAGCTCATCAACGCGCGCTGCGAGACGGTGGCCGAGAAGCCGAGCTTCCGCGCCGCCTTCAAGCGCCGCCGGTGCCTGGCGCTCATCGACGGCTGGTTCGAGTGGCGCCAGACGGCCAAGCCCAAGACGCCCTTCCACTTCCGCCGCAAGGACGGCCGGCCCCTGGCGCTGGCCGGCCTGTGGGAGGAGTGGACGTCCCCCGAGACGGGCGAGGTGGTGCGCACCTGCACGCTGCTCACCACGGGGCCCAATGCCCTGATGGCCCCCATTCATGACCGGATGCCGGTGCTCCTGACGCCCGAGGGCCAGGAGGTGTGGTTGCGCCCCGAGCCGCAGGAGTCCTCGGTGCTGCAGCCGCTGCTGGTGCCCTTCGAGGAGGACAGCCTGGAGGCCTACGAGGTGTCGCGCGTGGTGAACTCGCCCATGCAGGATTTGCCCGCGTGCGTGGAGCGGGTCGCCGCCTGA
- a CDS encoding sensor histidine kinase, which yields MGIWKRIGGGVLLGLGGLLLNLAAVEILPGVHLLLGPCMVLMAAVLLGPAAGGLAGAISGIQAYFLWGHPWGWLNIVLEGLFVGAMRRRLMPITADGLFWLVSPLYFLLTYGVMAGLPIEATLVSGVKQAMNGLLAALIVQVALLVPALRRRLGPWLPAPVAAISMGRAFALSFTLGALLPLLWVGMVEGRARYEAAVRHVEEENLQVARAVVREIERRLEHSSHSVAQLSLLLSERAAPQGGLPNATFLEDGLDSLVTYSPEVIYAYVGSPEGRSLAFSPRHDAEGRLLAGSDFSDREYVRKARQAHGPLVSDVFLGRVGERAPLVVTVAPIRDGDRYLGYVLAALDLPKMRAYARDQAHTLQQRVRVIDARERVVFDSQEEVSTEVHSIEGSPLAEALDRVGSAGASRYQRLPDGRLLIRTGSEHLFCVRSVAQVGWRVVVEQSAVILQREVEQTYAGLLVTVAGAIGVTLAVSLFLARAVLSPVRRVAEAALRLAAGDRQARAEESTRDAPRELHELARTFDQMAAQLSRQMETIEGASQEKDIFLSIASHELKTPLTAIKVQVALLKRAVGKAQAERVEMFDRQVDRLTRLVNQLLDASQLGSGKLPLQRSRVDLAEVARRVAEALVGASPRHNLVLEVSPLVGAFDEMRIEQVLHNLVANAIKYSPAGGAIEVRVRSLPGGEAEVEVADRGIGLGGEDKEQLFGRFERGERQEVANISGLGVGLYVSREIVRRHNGSIALRQREGGGAVATVVLPLEP from the coding sequence ATGGGTATCTGGAAGCGGATCGGAGGGGGCGTCCTCCTGGGACTGGGCGGGCTGCTGCTGAATCTGGCGGCCGTCGAGATTCTCCCGGGAGTGCACCTGCTGCTGGGGCCTTGCATGGTCCTGATGGCGGCGGTGCTGCTGGGCCCTGCCGCGGGGGGGCTCGCGGGCGCCATCTCCGGCATCCAGGCCTACTTCCTGTGGGGGCATCCCTGGGGCTGGCTCAACATCGTCCTGGAGGGGCTGTTCGTCGGGGCGATGCGCCGGCGCCTCATGCCCATCACCGCCGATGGGCTCTTCTGGCTGGTCAGCCCGCTCTACTTCCTGCTGACCTATGGCGTGATGGCGGGGCTTCCCATCGAGGCCACCCTGGTGTCAGGGGTCAAGCAGGCCATGAACGGGCTGCTCGCGGCGCTCATCGTCCAGGTGGCGCTGCTGGTGCCCGCCCTGCGGCGGCGCCTGGGGCCGTGGCTGCCCGCGCCCGTGGCGGCCATCTCCATGGGGCGGGCCTTCGCCCTGTCCTTCACCCTGGGGGCCCTCCTCCCCCTGCTCTGGGTGGGCATGGTGGAGGGGCGCGCGCGCTACGAGGCCGCCGTGCGCCATGTGGAGGAGGAGAACCTCCAGGTCGCGCGCGCCGTGGTGCGCGAAATCGAGCGGCGGCTCGAACACTCCTCGCATTCCGTCGCCCAGTTGTCCCTGCTGCTCAGCGAGCGCGCGGCGCCGCAAGGCGGGCTGCCCAACGCAACCTTCCTGGAGGATGGGCTCGACTCGCTGGTGACGTACTCGCCCGAGGTCATCTACGCCTACGTGGGCAGTCCCGAGGGCCGGTCGCTGGCGTTCTCGCCGCGCCATGACGCGGAAGGGCGGCTCCTGGCGGGCTCCGACTTCTCGGACCGGGAGTACGTCCGGAAGGCCCGCCAGGCGCACGGGCCGCTGGTGAGCGATGTCTTCCTGGGCCGGGTGGGGGAGCGGGCGCCGCTGGTCGTCACGGTGGCGCCCATCCGGGACGGGGACCGGTACCTGGGCTATGTGCTCGCCGCGCTCGACCTGCCGAAGATGCGCGCGTATGCCCGCGACCAGGCCCACACGCTCCAGCAGCGCGTGCGGGTCATCGATGCGCGAGAGCGCGTGGTCTTCGACTCGCAGGAGGAGGTCTCCACGGAGGTGCACAGCATCGAGGGCTCGCCGCTCGCGGAGGCGCTCGACCGGGTCGGTAGCGCGGGCGCCTCCCGTTACCAGCGCCTCCCGGATGGACGTCTGCTCATCCGGACCGGCTCGGAGCACCTGTTCTGTGTGCGGAGCGTGGCGCAGGTGGGCTGGCGGGTGGTTGTCGAGCAGTCGGCGGTCATCCTGCAGCGCGAAGTCGAGCAGACCTACGCCGGGCTGCTCGTCACCGTGGCGGGCGCCATCGGGGTGACGCTGGCCGTGTCCTTGTTCCTGGCGCGCGCGGTGCTCTCGCCGGTGCGCCGCGTGGCGGAGGCCGCGCTCCGGCTGGCCGCGGGCGACCGCCAGGCCCGCGCCGAGGAGTCCACGCGGGATGCGCCCCGCGAGCTGCACGAGCTGGCCCGCACGTTCGATCAAATGGCCGCCCAGCTCTCCCGCCAGATGGAGACCATCGAGGGGGCGAGCCAGGAGAAGGACATCTTCCTGTCCATCGCCTCCCACGAGCTGAAGACGCCGCTCACGGCCATCAAGGTCCAGGTGGCGTTGCTCAAGCGCGCGGTGGGCAAGGCGCAGGCCGAGCGGGTGGAGATGTTCGACCGGCAGGTGGACCGGCTCACGCGGCTGGTGAACCAGCTCCTGGATGCCTCGCAGCTCGGCTCCGGCAAGCTGCCGCTGCAGCGCTCGCGGGTGGACCTGGCGGAGGTGGCCCGGCGCGTCGCCGAGGCGCTCGTGGGGGCCTCGCCCCGCCACAACCTCGTGCTGGAGGTCTCCCCCCTGGTGGGCGCGTTCGACGAGATGCGCATCGAGCAGGTGCTCCACAACCTGGTGGCCAACGCCATCAAGTACAGCCCCGCGGGGGGCGCCATCGAGGTGCGGGTGCGGTCCCTGCCGGGGGGCGAGGCGGAAGTCGAAGTGGCCGACCGCGGCATCGGCCTGGGCGGGGAGGACAAGGAGCAGCTCTTCGGGCGCTTCGAGCGGGGCGAGCGTCAGGAGGTGGCGAACATCTCCGGGCTGGGGGTGGGGCTCTACGTGTCCCGGGAGATTGTGCGGCGCCACAATGGCTCCATTGCCCTGCGGCAGCGGGAGGGCGGGGGGGCGGTGGCCACGGTGGTGCTGCCGCTCGAGCCGTGA
- a CDS encoding S8 family serine peptidase, whose translation MKRITKAACTLSFLVLGACGAEMEEQEGSPSEPRQQLGEMAQLLRSPRAVPNRYIVVLKKDLKTVALAAEGEIAQQMVLKTGGEVLHTYTSAINGFAARMSEAQVRELLADPRVAYIEEDSFVEAVGTQTGATWGIDRIDQSALPLNSTYNYNNDGTGVHAYIVDTGVLTTHTEFTGRIGNGFDAVTSGGAATDCNGHGSHVAGTVGGTTYGVAKKVTIHAVRVLDCNGSGTTAGVIAGVDWVKNNHIKPAVANMSLGGGASQTLDDAVAGAINAGVVFAVAAGNDNGNACSYSPARTPSAITVGATERTDARASYSNYGTCLDIFAPGSSITSAWYTSTTGTNTISGTSMASPHVAGAAALYLAANPSATPQQVRDALVNNGTAGKVTSPGTGSPNVLLYTGFIGDGGQNPGDTTPPSTSITSPAGGASLSGSATLSADASDNVGVSRVEFYAGTSLIGTDSSAPYSISWNTASVANGSYTLTSKAFDASGNSATSAAVSVTVSNTTGSCSTTEQLLINPGFESGATSWTATSGVISGTTSGSAPRTGTYKAWLNGRGKTATDYAYQTVTIPATACSASLSFWLKITTAETESVAYDKLSIQVRDSANVVKATLAGYSNLDKSTAYAQKTFDLSAYKGQTIRVYFNGVEDTYLQTSFFIDDTALTITR comes from the coding sequence ATGAAGCGGATCACGAAGGCTGCATGCACCCTGTCGTTCCTGGTGCTCGGTGCGTGTGGTGCCGAGATGGAGGAGCAGGAGGGCAGCCCCTCTGAGCCGAGGCAGCAGCTCGGCGAGATGGCGCAGCTGCTGCGCAGCCCGCGCGCCGTTCCCAACCGCTACATCGTCGTCCTGAAGAAGGACCTGAAGACGGTGGCCCTGGCCGCCGAGGGCGAGATTGCCCAGCAGATGGTGCTCAAGACGGGCGGAGAGGTGCTGCACACCTACACGTCCGCCATCAACGGCTTTGCCGCCCGCATGAGCGAGGCGCAGGTGCGTGAGCTGCTCGCCGACCCGCGCGTGGCCTACATCGAGGAGGACAGCTTCGTCGAGGCCGTCGGCACCCAGACGGGCGCCACCTGGGGCATCGACCGCATCGACCAGTCCGCGCTGCCGCTCAACAGCACCTACAACTACAACAACGACGGCACCGGCGTTCACGCCTATATCGTCGACACCGGCGTGCTGACCACCCACACCGAGTTCACCGGCCGCATCGGCAACGGGTTTGACGCGGTGACGTCGGGCGGCGCGGCCACGGACTGCAACGGCCACGGCTCGCACGTGGCGGGCACCGTGGGCGGCACCACCTACGGCGTGGCCAAGAAGGTCACCATCCACGCGGTGCGCGTGCTGGACTGCAATGGCTCGGGCACCACCGCGGGCGTCATCGCCGGCGTGGACTGGGTGAAGAACAACCACATCAAGCCGGCCGTGGCCAACATGAGCCTCGGCGGCGGGGCCTCGCAGACGCTGGATGACGCGGTCGCCGGCGCCATCAACGCGGGCGTGGTGTTCGCCGTCGCCGCGGGCAACGACAACGGCAACGCCTGCAGCTACTCGCCGGCCCGCACGCCCAGCGCCATCACCGTGGGCGCCACGGAGCGCACCGACGCGCGCGCCAGCTACTCCAACTACGGCACGTGCCTGGACATCTTCGCCCCGGGCTCCAGCATCACGTCTGCCTGGTACACCAGCACCACGGGTACCAACACCATCAGCGGCACCTCGATGGCGAGCCCCCACGTGGCGGGCGCCGCGGCGCTCTACCTGGCGGCCAACCCCTCCGCCACGCCGCAGCAGGTGCGTGACGCGCTGGTGAACAACGGCACCGCGGGCAAGGTGACCAGCCCCGGCACGGGCTCGCCGAACGTGCTGCTCTACACCGGCTTCATCGGCGATGGCGGCCAGAACCCGGGCGACACCACGCCCCCCTCCACCTCCATCACGTCCCCCGCGGGCGGCGCCTCGCTCAGCGGCTCGGCCACCCTCAGCGCGGATGCCAGCGACAACGTGGGCGTCTCCCGCGTCGAGTTCTACGCGGGCACCTCGCTCATCGGCACCGACAGCAGCGCGCCGTACAGCATCAGCTGGAACACCGCCAGCGTGGCCAACGGCAGCTACACGCTGACCTCCAAGGCCTTCGACGCGTCGGGCAACTCGGCCACCTCGGCGGCGGTCTCCGTGACGGTGAGCAACACCACGGGCAGCTGCTCCACCACCGAGCAGCTGCTGATCAACCCCGGCTTCGAGTCGGGTGCCACGAGCTGGACGGCCACCTCGGGCGTCATCAGCGGCACGACGAGCGGCAGCGCGCCCCGCACGGGCACCTACAAGGCGTGGCTGAACGGCCGCGGCAAGACCGCGACGGATTACGCCTACCAGACGGTGACCATCCCGGCGACGGCGTGCAGCGCCAGCCTGTCGTTCTGGCTGAAGATCACCACGGCGGAGACCGAGAGCGTGGCGTACGACAAGCTGAGCATCCAGGTGCGTGACAGCGCCAACGTGGTGAAGGCGACCCTGGCCGGCTACAGCAACCTGGACAAGTCCACGGCCTACGCGCAGAAGACCTTCGATCTGTCCGCGTACAAGGGCCAGACGATCCGCGTCTACTTCAACGGCGTCGAGGACACCTACCTGCAGACGAGCTTCTTCATCGATGACACGGCGCTGACCATCACCCGCTAG
- a CDS encoding OmpA family protein, with product MRLKALCMALSLLAAPGGALAQSKLDQFKKAAGNASKSTLEKKINTKLTEDARKNQCSFKSGTDVLEAGCDQKLKNLTSALVEAKKQLDAGGVKNYKFEVSGHTDSSGDAAKNKALSEKRAAVIVKELVARGVPRGEIVAVGRGSEQPLVKPDDTAAKKAKNRRYEIQVRL from the coding sequence ATGCGCCTGAAGGCGCTCTGCATGGCCCTCTCGCTGCTGGCGGCACCGGGCGGAGCACTCGCCCAGAGCAAGCTGGATCAGTTCAAGAAGGCCGCGGGCAACGCGAGCAAGTCCACGCTGGAGAAGAAGATCAACACGAAGCTGACGGAGGATGCGCGCAAGAACCAGTGCAGCTTCAAGTCCGGCACGGATGTGCTGGAGGCCGGCTGCGATCAGAAGCTCAAGAACCTCACCTCCGCGCTCGTCGAGGCCAAGAAGCAGCTCGATGCGGGCGGGGTGAAGAACTACAAGTTCGAGGTCTCCGGCCACACCGACTCCAGCGGTGACGCGGCGAAGAACAAGGCGCTCAGCGAGAAGCGCGCCGCGGTCATCGTGAAGGAGCTGGTGGCCCGGGGCGTGCCGCGAGGGGAAATTGTCGCGGTGGGCCGGGGCTCGGAGCAGCCCCTGGTCAAGCCCGACGACACCGCCGCGAAGAAGGCGAAGAACCGGCGCTACGAAATCCAGGTCCGGCTCTGA